The following coding sequences are from one Malaciobacter pacificus window:
- a CDS encoding TonB-dependent receptor plug domain-containing protein yields MTILKKSLTVASLLFAVNSLQAVELEAINVTTTSLGQETNIDDVQASIEVFDDTFIKKTNAQTVPQLLDNALGVDVKNAGSTSSISLRGFNSSHTLLLIDGMRRTGKYGSFDLTSVQLSDIERIEIVRGPMSALYGADGIAGVINIITKKNSVKDSLKASLITGMAQNHERNSYIAKIYGNKKTDNISHNYGIEIRKKEDFRENKTEIATDLKNESRIFLSYGNSIKLNESNTLNTRLEYSKQNDDGKNYANVTTYEKENRYQLTTQYNYIGEEFIFDSNLAYGYSDTDVNRGSGSETTDYKQLELNNYFRHYTSDNSTNIIGAGYKNDKIDVSMYTKKA; encoded by the coding sequence ATGACTATTCTAAAAAAATCACTTACCGTTGCATCTTTATTATTTGCTGTAAATAGTTTACAAGCTGTTGAGCTTGAAGCTATAAATGTTACAACAACTTCTTTAGGACAAGAAACTAATATTGATGATGTCCAAGCAAGTATAGAAGTATTTGATGATACTTTTATTAAAAAAACAAATGCTCAAACTGTTCCCCAATTATTAGATAATGCTTTAGGAGTTGATGTAAAAAATGCAGGAAGTACTTCAAGTATAAGTTTAAGAGGGTTTAATAGTTCTCATACTTTATTATTAATTGATGGTATGAGAAGAACTGGGAAATATGGTTCTTTTGATTTAACCTCAGTACAACTTTCAGACATTGAAAGAATTGAAATTGTAAGAGGTCCTATGTCTGCTTTATATGGAGCTGATGGTATAGCGGGGGTTATAAATATTATCACTAAGAAAAATTCTGTAAAAGATAGTTTAAAAGCTTCACTTATAACAGGAATGGCACAAAATCATGAAAGAAATAGTTATATTGCAAAAATATATGGGAATAAAAAAACAGATAATATTTCACATAACTATGGTATTGAAATTAGAAAAAAAGAAGACTTTAGAGAAAATAAAACAGAAATTGCAACTGATTTAAAAAATGAATCTAGAATTTTTTTAAGTTATGGCAATAGTATAAAATTGAATGAAAGTAATACTTTAAATACAAGATTAGAATATTCAAAACAAAATGATGATGGTAAAAATTACGCTAATGTAACAACTTATGAAAAAGAGAATAGATACCAACTAACTACTCAATACAATTATATTGGTGAAGAGTTTATTTTTGATTCTAATTTAGCTTATGGATATAGCGACACAGATGTAAATAGAGGAAGTGGTAGTGAAACTACTGATTATAAACAATTAGAACTTAATAATTATTTTAGACATTATACAAGTGATAATAGTACTAATATTATTGGTGCTGGCTATAAAAATGACAAAATTGATGTTTCAATGTATACAAAAAAAGCATAA
- a CDS encoding sensor histidine kinase, whose amino-acid sequence MNSKKREFLISISIIFTFTLIIILYINYVFIARFGLNQENFIYVIMPLVILGLGIFLSFTNSILRPLFKSDEKLQQSLKETIHELNIPVSTIKMNTQMLQKALSDEKSLKRLKRIEQASSNLLKLYESMEYSIKKEIDKIENQEFYLDEVVNNSINKFDDIKKDTLIKTSIPHILLKSDLNGFEKTIDNLISNAIKYNKKEDPLIIINYKNNTLSIFNKGINIDTKNLFIVFDKYFQEDSSKDGFGLGLSMVKEYCDKNKILITIDTLEDGNQFNLNIKSIIHK is encoded by the coding sequence TTGAATTCTAAAAAAAGAGAGTTCTTAATCTCTATTTCTATTATTTTTACCTTTACACTAATTATTATTCTATACATAAATTATGTATTTATAGCAAGATTTGGATTAAATCAAGAAAATTTTATCTATGTAATTATGCCACTAGTAATTTTAGGTTTAGGAATATTTCTAAGTTTTACAAACTCTATTTTAAGACCCTTATTCAAAAGTGATGAAAAACTTCAACAAAGTCTAAAAGAAACAATACATGAATTAAATATACCAGTATCAACTATAAAAATGAATACTCAAATGCTTCAAAAAGCCCTTAGTGATGAAAAGAGTTTAAAAAGATTAAAAAGAATCGAACAGGCTAGTTCAAATTTACTAAAATTATATGAAAGTATGGAATATTCAATAAAAAAAGAGATAGATAAAATTGAAAACCAAGAGTTTTATTTAGATGAAGTTGTAAATAATTCGATTAATAAATTCGATGATATTAAAAAAGATACGCTTATTAAAACTAGTATTCCACACATACTTTTAAAATCTGATTTAAATGGTTTTGAAAAAACTATAGATAATCTTATTTCTAATGCAATTAAATATAATAAAAAAGAAGATCCTTTAATAATAATTAATTATAAAAATAATACATTGTCAATTTTTAATAAAGGTATAAATATTGATACAAAAAATCTTTTCATCGTTTTTGATAAATATTTTCAAGAAGACTCTTCTAAAGATGGTTTTGGTTTAGGACTTTCTATGGTAAAAGAGTATTGTGATAAAAATAAAATTCTAATTACAATTGATACTTTAGAAGATGGAAATCAATTTAACCTTAATATAAAATCTATAATCCATAAATAA
- a CDS encoding response regulator transcription factor: MYKILLLEDDELFASTIEDFLDDEGFNVDVANDGEECLTLNYTNNYDLYIFDINVPKINGLDLLKQLRDSSDETPTIFLTSYKDKDTLHDAFLKGCDDYLKKPVDLDELLLRIKALLKRNKKQFDCISLPNNLTFEPNSKRVLNNGIDLNLPVKVLELIELFIENRGEIVTKDMIISKLWATQEEYSEGSIRVYINHIKKILGKDCLLNIKGIGYKVEF, encoded by the coding sequence TTGTATAAAATATTACTTTTAGAAGATGATGAACTTTTTGCTTCAACTATTGAAGACTTTTTAGATGATGAAGGTTTTAATGTTGATGTTGCAAATGATGGTGAAGAGTGTTTAACTTTAAACTACACTAACAATTATGACTTATATATTTTTGATATAAATGTACCAAAAATAAATGGTTTAGACTTGTTAAAACAACTTAGAGATTCTAGTGATGAGACGCCAACAATTTTTTTAACTTCATATAAGGATAAAGATACATTACATGATGCATTTTTAAAAGGGTGTGATGATTATTTAAAAAAACCTGTTGATTTAGATGAATTATTACTTAGAATAAAAGCTTTACTAAAGAGAAATAAAAAACAGTTTGATTGTATATCTCTCCCAAATAATCTAACATTTGAACCCAATTCAAAAAGAGTTTTAAATAATGGTATTGATTTAAATTTGCCAGTTAAGGTATTAGAACTAATTGAATTATTTATTGAAAATAGGGGAGAAATAGTAACTAAAGATATGATTATTTCAAAACTTTGGGCTACTCAAGAAGAGTATAGTGAAGGTTCTATTAGAGTTTATATTAATCATATAAAGAAAATCTTAGGTAAAGATTGTCTTTTGAATATAAAAGGAATAGGATATAAAGTTGAATTCTAA